A region of uncultured Carboxylicivirga sp. DNA encodes the following proteins:
- a CDS encoding threonine/serine exporter family protein, producing MTVLSIFEHMLWPALASIGFAILFNVPHRTLIVILGMGAVCGLTKYVSMEFGMHVITASFLAAIVVGFLSISAAQNKLSPMYVFAIPSIISMIPGAFSYRTMLGLIQLTQDLSTDQYVEVLHNVTSNGLNAVFVLLSISVGVSIPMLLTRHESAREIVALVKRNP from the coding sequence ATGACTGTACTTTCAATTTTCGAACATATGTTATGGCCAGCATTGGCCTCCATCGGATTTGCTATATTATTTAATGTACCCCATCGTACCTTAATTGTGATTTTGGGCATGGGTGCTGTTTGTGGCCTAACGAAATATGTTAGTATGGAGTTTGGTATGCATGTAATTACTGCCAGCTTTTTAGCTGCAATTGTGGTTGGTTTTTTAAGTATCAGTGCAGCTCAAAATAAGCTATCGCCTATGTATGTATTTGCAATTCCATCAATCATTTCGATGATACCCGGAGCATTTTCATACCGTACTATGCTGGGACTAATACAGTTAACACAAGATTTATCAACAGATCAATACGTAGAAGTGCTACATAATGTAACCAGCAATGGTTTAAATGCTGTTTTTGTATTGTTATCTATATCAGTTGGCGTATCGATACCCATGCTGTTGACTCGTCATGAGTCAGCACGCGAAATAGTTGCTTTGGTTAAACGCAATCCATAA